DNA from Castellaniella sp. MT123:
TGACGGGTGAAGCCTGGCTGCAGGGGCAGCGGTTTCTGGTGGATGAACGCGTCATCGTGCCGCGATCGCCCATCGCCGAACTGCTGGGTGAACAGCTGGCACCCTGGATCGAGGACCCGGAATCCATCACGCGGGTGCTGGATCTCTGCACGGGATCGGGGTGCCTGGCAATCCTGGCCGCACAGGCCTTTGAATCCGCACAGGTCGATGCGGCCGACATTTCGACCGATGCGCTGTCGGTCGCCCAGTCGAACATCGCCCTGCACGAGCTTCAAGATCGGGTGCGCACGCTACGCAGCGACCTGCTGTCGCAAATCCCCGAGAACCGCCGGTACGATTTGATTCTCTGCAACCCGCCCTACGTCAACAGCCGCGCCATGACGGCGCTGCCCCCCGAGTACCGGCACGAACCGCGCCTGGCGCTGGCCGGTGGCGAGGACGGCATGGACCTGGTCCGCCGCATCCT
Protein-coding regions in this window:
- the prmB gene encoding 50S ribosomal protein L3 N(5)-glutamine methyltransferase — encoded protein: MAAPHTELLTLRDLLRWAITRFRGANLVFGHGSDNAWDEAVYLLLHTLHLPLDTLEPFLDARLLERERQRCVDLIHERVNTRKPAAYLTGEAWLQGQRFLVDERVIVPRSPIAELLGEQLAPWIEDPESITRVLDLCTGSGCLAILAAQAFESAQVDAADISTDALSVAQSNIALHELQDRVRTLRSDLLSQIPENRRYDLILCNPPYVNSRAMTALPPEYRHEPRLALAGGEDGMDLVRRILADAPRHLTPDGLLVLEIGHEQAHFQAAFPDLDPVWLSTETASDQILLLRQAQLTA